The genome window GAAGAGATCAGCAGCGGCGGCATGGGGATCGTGTATCGCGCCGTCGATACGAAGCTCGACCGGGAAGTCGCCATCAAGGTTCTCCCTCCCGAGCTCGTTGCCGACCCCGAGCGCAAGCGCCGCTTCGTGCAAGAGGCCAAGGCGGCGGCCGCCCTGCACCATCCCCACATCGCGACGATCTTCGAGATCGACGAGGC of Vicinamibacteria bacterium contains these proteins:
- a CDS encoding protein kinase, encoding MAERILSHYKVLEEISSGGMGIVYRAVDTKLDREVAIKVLPPELVADPERKRRFVQEAKAAAALHHPHIATIFEIDEA